Proteins found in one Kluyveromyces marxianus DMKU3-1042 DNA, complete genome, chromosome 2 genomic segment:
- the FRE4 gene encoding ferric reductase family protein, translating to MHAKSFFLALLFLTSWCDARKYTFYNKERSVYQGCLDSLRAYTFSDDGPATRSRSTNCNPNKDRFLSWVICNFDHQSPKDLDKGLERIVSTCKRSKPPYRHTVKGLHELYEKSHSSAIDIDSDPSFNPHVNLTTPVIPPRKRVNLLIRAYYSRGKSQSHARLYGGAIFIYFAGCMLIGGIVTWSRILFPSVVQRFVGPKINAFRRMFTIPPLNKRHTANLSWKNWIIGLVPTRAQTYVLFGYFALNIILSCIDYDIFPNNSYNTRAKHQVATQTANLVQYRTGVISTIHTPVVFLLSGRNNLLLYLTGWPYETFLVYHKWIARGMWIHALVHAAAYTWLEIDDLSRMWQRQYWYWGSISVIVGGLMLFQAASYFRVKWYEIFKTIHFLFSALYIAGLWYHLRIFNGLWMEYVYAAIGLWCGDHFLRICRVLWFGVFKRAECQLFEEDGTIKIKIPKTSYWKPFPGAFVYIYFLRPYGFWQSHPFTILFHDKDANDDNIYIYMKAKEGLTKSLAKSLAKTCEKKMSIRVFVEGPYGFEAPLTKYKNRLIITGGNGMPTGYSNYCALTRSITPSSPETVKWVWIIRDQEPLKWFRKELLRVQDRLGEIDVYITRLDSKDHVIPVSSNELADSSDQENVSSDKKVIVSSNETTQENSSDTDTTDTADTLCLFKELKHVNIYYGRPDIQTLLISEIQNNSNNSTAILSCGPPKMNDEIRTTIAKNLDMSSSRIDYFEEAQVWS from the coding sequence ATGCATGCtaaatctttctttttggcattgttgttcttgaCAAGCTGGTGTGACGCCAGGAAGTATACTTTTtacaacaaagaaagaagtgtTTACCAGGGATGCTTGGATAGTTTACGGGCGTATACATTTTCTGATGATGGTCCTGCAACAAGATCGAGATCTACGAATTGTAACCCAAACAAAGATAGGTTTTTGTCTTGGGTCATCTGCAATTTTGATCATCAGAGTCCTAAAGACCTAGACAAAGGTTTAGAAAGAATTGTCAGCACTTGTAAAAGGTCTAAACCGCCCTATAGACACACGGTGAAAGGTTTGCACGAGCTTTATGAAAAATCTCACTCATCTGCAATAGATATCGATTCCGATCCTTCATTCAATCCACATGTGAATCTAACAACGCCGGTCATTccaccaagaaaaagagtaaaTTTGTTAATAAGAGCCTACTATAGCAGGGGAAAATCACAAAGCCACGCCAGATTATACGGCGGGGCAATATTTATTTACTTTGCTGGATGTATGCTGATCGGTGGTATTGTTACTTGGTCGAGAATTTTATTCCCATCGGTAGTCCAAAGATTTGTAGGCCCGAAGATCAATGCATTTAGAAGAATGTTCACAATTCCACCTCTGAACAAGAGACACACTGCAAACTTGAgttggaagaattggatCATTGGACTTGTGCCAACTAGAGCACAGACATATGTGCTGTTTGGATATTTCGCCTTAAATATCATTTTGAGTTGTATTGACTACGATATATTCCCAAATAATTCTTACAACACAAGAGCGAAGCACCAAGTGGCTACCCAAACGGCAAACCTGGTCCAATATAGGACTGGAGTCATCTCCACCATTCATACACCGGTTGTCTTTTTGTTATCTGGAAGAAACAATTTGCTGCTATATCTAACCGGATGGCCATACGAGACGTTCTTGGTGTATCACAAATGGATTGCTAGGGGCATGTGGATACATGCGTTAGTTCATGCTGCAGCTTACACCTGGCTTGAAATCGATGACCTTTCACGCATGTGGCAGCGGCAATACTGGTACTGGGGCTCCATTTCCGTTATAGTTGGCGGCCTCATGCTGTTCCAGGCCGCTTCTTACTTCCGAGTCAAATGGTATGAGATATTCAAAACCATCCACTTCCTATTTTCAGCCTTGTATATTGCAGGTTTGTGGTACCATCTAAGAATCTTCAATGGGTTGTGGATGGAGTATGTGTACGCTGCTATTGGCCTATGGTGCGGTGATCATTTCTTGAGGATATGCAGAGTGTTGTGGTTTGGTGTTTTCAAACGAGCAGAGTGTCAATTATTCGAAGAAGACGGCACAATAAAGATCAAAATCCCAAAAACCTCATACTGGAAACCATTCCCGGGCGCCTTcgtttatatatacttcCTCAGGCCATACGGATTCTGGCAGTCCCATCCCTTCACCATCCTGTTTCACGACAAAGATGCCAACGATGACAACATCTACATCTACATGAAGGCAAAAGAAGGACTCACAAAGTCATTGGCCAAAAGTCTAGCCAAAACTtgtgaaaagaaaatgagcATCCGTGTTTTCGTGGAAGGGCCCTATGGATTTGAGGCCCCATTGACCAAATACAAAAACCGTCTTATCATTACAGGCGGTAACGGTATGCCAACAGGGTACTCTAACTACTGCGCCCTAACAAGATCCATCACTCCAAGCTCTCCAGAAACGGTCAAGTGGGTCTGGATTATCAGAGACCAAGAACCGTTAAAATGGTTCAGAAAGGAACTCCTCAGAGTACAAGACAGACTTGGTGAAATTGATGTATACATTACCCGATTGGATTCCAAAGATCACGTCATCCCAGTCTCTTCAAACGAACTCGCAGACTCCTCCGACCAGGAAAACGTATCCTCTGATAAGAAGGTGATAGTCTCTTCTAACGAAACCACTCAAGAAAACTCATCTGACACTGACACGACTGACACTGCTGACACATTATGTCTATTCAAAGAACTAAAACATGTTAATATCTACTATGGAAGACCAGATATTCAGACCCTGCTCATTTCGGAGATACAAAACAACTCCAACAACTCAACCGCCATTCTCAGCTGCGGTCCTCCTAAAATGAACGACGAAATAAGAACTACCATTGCCAAAAATCTTGACATGTCATCATCCAGAATAGACTACTTTGAGGAGGCGCAGGTTTGGTCATAA
- the yxeK gene encoding putative monooxygenase yxeK gives MTEKQSPQVKRVKTSGKKNLIINAFLMSSPGCQTINSWRNEADKTALSAESPEYWIELGKVLEDGGFTAAFFADVLGPYDVYNGPGNFKPVAKAGAQWPLPDPSYYIPILASVTKRLAFGITISTISEHPYHLARRLGTLDLISGGRVGWNVVTSYLDSASRNLLNGNTLPDKVERYEKAEEYVDVVYKLFLSSWQDAAIKADKKRGVFTDPNGLRTIDHEGKHYKVPGPGLTQPSKQKMPVIIQAGLSPKGRELAARNAEVVFLNYPTKESLKEGIDSIRNLAKEKFGRDPSKIKIITMITVIIGDSDAEVKQKIDQIRALGDEEAALAMFSGWSGVDIGKFADDEPLDKLDNGALVSIIQAWKAAYSDNEVWTKRQIIERVTLAGSGHIFTGTAASIADQIQEWVEYSGLDGINFAYTSSPGAFKDIAEKLIPELRIRGLVPSKEELANANETGLSFREQLFGTNELDDTHPASALRWKSNETKEEFEARFPKALEKLHATL, from the coding sequence ATGACAGAGAAACAGTCCCCACAAGTTAAACGTGTAAAAACAAGCGGCAAGAAGAACCTTATTATAAATGCCTTCTTAATGAGTTCTCCAGGATGCCAGACAATTAATTCCTGGAGAAACGAGGCGGATAAAACTGCACTTTCCGCAGAAAGTCCAGAATATTGGATTGAACTAGGTAAGGTTTTAGAGGATGGTGGTTTCACCGCAGCTTTTTTTGCCGATGTTCTCGGTCCATATGATGTTTATAATGGCCCAGGAAATTTCAAACCAGTAGCAAAGGCTGGTGCTCAATGGCCGTTGCCTGATCCAAGCTACTATATTCCGATCTTAGCTAGTGTCACCAAAAGATTGGCTTTTGGTATTACTATTTCTACCATCTCTGAACATCCTTACCATTTAGCAAGAAGATTAGGTACACTTGATTTGATCAGTGGTGGGCGTGTTGGCTGGAACGTTGTAACTTCGTATCTAGATAGCGCGTCAAGGAACTTGCTAAATGGAAACACCCTTCCTGATAAAGTCGAAAGATATGAAAAAGCGGAAGAATATGTTGATGTAGTTTATAAACTTTTCTTGAGTTCTTGGCAAGACGCGGCAATCAAAGCTGACAAGAAAAGAGGTGTGTTCACTGATCCAAACGGGTTGCGGACAATTGATCACGAAGGTAAGCATTATAAAGTGCCAGGACCAGGGCTTACTCAGCCAAGTAAGCAAAAAATGCCGGTAATTATACAGGCAGGCTTATCTCCCAAGGGGAGAGAGTTAGCGGCAAGAAATGCCGAAGTGGTCTTCTTGAACTACCCTACAAAAGAATCTTTAAAAGAAGGTATTGATTCGATTAGGAACTTggcaaaagaaaaattcgGCAGAGATCCATCAAAGATTAAAATTATAACAATGATTACCGTAATTATCGGTGATTCTGATGCAGAAGTCAAACAAAAGATAGATCAAATTAGGGCTCTGGGAGATGAAGAAGCCGCACTTGCAATGTTCTCTGGCTGGAGCGGCGTTGATATAGGAAAATTTGCAGATGACGAACCTCTCGACAAATTGGATAATGGGGCACTTGTGTCTATTATTCAAGCATGGAAAGCTGCGTATTCAGATAATGAGGTTTGGACAAAACGGCAAATAATTGAACGTGTCACTCTGGCTGGATCAGGACATATTTTTACCGGTACAGCTGCCTCAATTGCTGatcaaattcaagaatGGGTAGAGTACTCTGGTCTTGATGGAATTAACTTCGCCTATACAAGTTCTCCAGGAGCATTCAAAGATATTGCAGAAAAGCTAATTCCCGAGTTGAGGATTCGTGGTCTAGTTCCAtcgaaagaagaattagcTAATGCTAATGAAACTGGATTATCTTTTAGAGAACAACTATTCGGGACAAATGAGCTTGATGATACTCACCCAGCAAGTGCTCTTCGTTGGAAGAGCAACGAAACCAAGGAAGAATTCGAAGCCAGATTCCCTAAAGCTTTGGAGAAATTACACGCTACATTGTAA
- the ADY2 gene encoding acetate uptake transporter family protein (accumulation of dyads protein 2), whose amino-acid sequence MTDQSSSEKTNRQEFVENRHRRFDSQDPALYHDDIELQRVETGGENHEFIFIGRQKFLKDELYSAFGGTLNPGLAPPSTHKFANPAPLGLSAFALTTFVLSMFNAQAMGIKIPNVVVGLAAFYGGLVQIIAGIWEIALENTFGGTALSSFGGFWLSFSTLYIPWFGISKAYEEFPDQFHSAVGFFLLGWTIFTAGLTLCTMKSTVAFFSLFFLLTITFLLLSIGSFTQKTGVTRAGGVLGVVVAFIAWYDAFAGVATRENSYITVRPFALPRLKGH is encoded by the coding sequence atgacaGACCAATCTAGCTCAGAAAAGACCAACAGACAAGAGTTTGTAGAAAACCGTCATAGAAGATTTGATTCGCAAGACCCGGCTCTTTACCACGATGATATTGAGCTTCAAAGGGTAGAAACTGGTGGAGAAAACCATGAGTTTATTTTCATTGGGCGCCagaaatttttgaaagatgaGTTGTATTCGGCTTTCGGTGGTACTTTGAATCCAGGTTTAGCACCACCTTCTACACACAAATTCGCCAACCCAGCTCCACTAGGATTGTCTGCGTTTGCTTTGACGACGTTTGTGTTGTCCATGTTCAATGCCCAGGCGATGGGAATTAAGATTCCCAATGTTGTTGTCGGATTGGCGGCATTCTATGGAGGTTTAGTGCAGATTATTGCTGGAATTTGGGAAATCGCATTGGAGAACACATTTGGTGGTACTGCATTGTCGTCTTTTGGCGGTTTCTGGTTGTCATTTTCGACTCTCTACATTCCTTGGTTTGGTATTTCCAAGGCGTATGAGGAGTTTCCAGATCAATTCCACTCTGCAGTTGGGTTCTTTTTGCTTGGATGGACAATTTTCACGGCTGGGTTGACGCTCTGTACCATGAAGTCCACCGTGGCCTTTTTCTCGCTATTTTTCTTATTGACGATTACGTTCTTGCTATTGTCGATTGGAAGCTTTACGCAAAAGACTGGCGTCACTAGGGCTGGAGGTGTTCTTGGAGTTGTCGTAGCGTTCATCGCATGGTACGATGCATTCGCAGGTGTGGCCACCAGGGAGAACTCGTACATCACCGTGCGTCCATTCGCATTGCCAAGATTGAAGGGTCACTAA
- a CDS encoding TspO/MBR family protein translates to MSGIITTIFKILLSVIVTVVLGLSSGLVTRSSINTWYPTLHKPWFNPPNWLFPVAWTILYILMGIAAGLVWSDIHTDPEAKPALKFYIAQLVLNMLWSFIFFGCQSPGLALSEIITLWIAIYITRHQFQQVSGLAGLLFLPYLLWVSYALLLNAAIWWLN, encoded by the coding sequence ATGTCAGGAATAATCACAACGATCTTTAAGATCTTATTGTCAGTTATTGTAACTGTTGTACTAGGCCTGTCATCTGGCTTAGTGACGAGAAGCAGTATTAATACATGGTATCCAACACTACACAAGCCATGGTTCAACCCTCCTAACTGGCTGTTCCCTGTTGCCTGGACCATACTTTATATACTGATGGGTATTGCCGCAGGACTTGTCTGGTCTGACATTCACACCGATCCTGAAGCAAAGCCAGCTCTCAAATTCTATATTGCTCAGCTAGTCTTGAACATGCTATGGAGctttatcttctttggaTGCCAATCACCAGGCTTGGCTTTGTCTGAGATCATTACTCTATGGATTGCTATCTATATTACTAGACACCAATTCCAACAAGTGAGTGGATTGGCCGGACTACTTTTCCTCCCATACCTTCTATGGGTGTCGTACgcattgttgttgaatgCTGCTATTTGGTGGTTAAACTAA
- the yciC gene encoding uncharacterized protein, with protein MPSLKSAHSLPKRSTAIPVTILSGFLGSGKTTLLEKILTSNHGMKVAVIINDMSELNVDASLIRDHKVANKEEKLIQLQNGCICCTLRGDLLEELINLHQQGGFDYIVIESTGIAEPMQVAETFSSEFSNTLLDTPDSVTAEERVLLQKVLDLGGLEKLTKIDTTVTVIDAMNFFSNLETTDFLANRWGDSGQGESDRTVTDLMVDQIEFADVIIINKTDRIGKKKLKRIEKVVKSLNPIAKIIKTSYCNVPMSEILNTGLFDFEKACSSAGWLQSIHEMTLKEGYGTKGGSVLSPTPETVEYGINSFVYRSRRPFHPQRLYDTMKEKFFIIEQQAMADQEHEDLYEPSDDETPEEEQVNSEDETESVDEDNNSETNDDEEELSEKELIQNKNNSPFGPLLRSKGFFWLATRYLMRGEWSSAGLMLTVKGGIPWFAVTGLDDQNQEEFPPGTIELIKKDFVGPFGDRRNELVFIGLGLDSKKLTEALDKCLLTDDEFKEFKNRALKHSNPVKVEQSLSELFLDGFEDWVLFDDEAE; from the coding sequence ATGCCATCCTTGAAAAGTGCTCattctcttccaaagagATCGACTGCTATCCCAGTGACTATTTTGTCGGGTTTTTTGGGATCTGGAAAGACGACATTACtggaaaaaatattaacTAGCAACCATGGGATGAAAGTAGCGGTTATCATAAATGATATGTCTGAACTTAATGTTGATGCTTCTTTGATTAGGGACCATAAGGTTGCaaataaggaagaaaaattgaTCCAGCTTCAAAATGGATGTATCTGCTGCACTTTGCGTGGTGACTTGTTGGAAGAATTGATAAATCTTCACCAGCAGGGTGGTTTTGACTATATCGTTATTGAATCCACCGGTATCGCGGAACCGATGCAAGTCGCAGAAACATTTTCAAGTGAGTTTTCCAATACGCTCCTGGATACTCCAGATTCTGTCACTGCAGAAGAACGAGTCCTACTCCAAAAGGTTCTTGATTTGGGAGGTCTTGAAAAGTTGACTAAGATCGATACCACAGTCACCGTCATTGATGCCATGaatttcttttcaaatctcGAAACGACAGATTTCCTAGCGAATAGATGGGGTGACAGCGGTCAAGGGGAGTCTGATCGAACTGTGACTGACTTGATGGTAGACCAAATCGAGTTTGCAGATGTTATtatcatcaacaaaactGATAGGAttgggaagaaaaaattgaagcGTATTGAGAAGGTGGTAAAAAGTTTGAATCCCATTGCTAAAATCATCAAAACCTCATATTGCAACGTTCCAATGTCAGAAATTCTGAACACTGGCCTTTTTGACTTTGAGAAAGCATGTTCTTCTGCTGGTTGGCTACAAAGTATTCATGAAATGACATTGAAAGAAGGATATGGAACGAAAGGTGGGAGTGTACTATCACCAACTCCAGAAACTGTAGAATATGGTATCAACAGTTTCGTGTATAGATCTAGAAGACCTTTCCATCCTCAGAGGTTGTATGATACTATGAAAGAgaaattcttcatcattgaaCAACAGGCTATGGCAGATCAAGAGCACGAGGACTTGTATGAACCCAGTGATGATGAGACACCGGAAGAGGAGCAAGTCAATAGCGAAGATGAAACTGAGAGTGTAGATGAAGATAACAACTCTGAGacaaatgatgatgaagaggagCTAAGTGAAAAAGAGTTAATtcaaaacaagaataaCTCACCTTTTGGTCCGTTATTACGTTCCAAGGGTTTCTTTTGGCTAGCTACGAGATATTTAATGAGGGGTGAATGGTCTTCTGCTGGTCTTATGCTAACTGTAAAGGGCGGTATCCCTTGGTTTGCTGTGACTGGTTTGGATGATCAGAATCAAGAGGAATTCCCCCCGGGAACGATAGAATTGATAAAAAAGGATTTTGTTGGTCCTTTTGGTGATAGAAGAAACGAGTTGGTTTTTATAGGTCTTGGTcttgattcaaaaaaacTAACTGAAGCTTTGGATAAATGTCTCTTAACTGATGATGAGTTTAaggaattcaaaaacagGGCTTTAAAACATTCTAATCCTGTGAAAGTTGAGCAATCTCTATCAGAACTATTCTTGGATGGATTTGAAGATTGGGTACTGttcgatgatgaagcagaataa
- the MNT4 gene encoding alpha-mannosyltransferase, whose product MSFAHLAGVRFRNVKRLLVSLSILCTLSYLISVMSYNSESRLSEYILDELYKRYTDSRLEAGFPDREIICKEYFGFLHTVHSDWKIRSFDNQQSLLSKNVEVKESIRHLRMYTQCFLNMDYSIDDINLPATEDRLFPFLTMDLPTFTRWDGSIVREFPCLDDSLNACSNTVSADEENQYRSFWGNIKNSMNGKGLVISIANIGVDETKRLLKTLRLLGNQLPIQLVHKGDLHYILMAELVAVARNDLIIEIDGKLQSIGYPQDIWFVNTEPCLKPEALKLFKRYSNKWLAAMFNSFEEMILLDTDTVLFVDPIHMFETPEYSESGTHFFRDRPIAEFVKKSDVTLYRQLLPSLKERSLLGIPSTSKYTLQNPFFKSQRKHMMESGLVVINRKQYLDGLLISTFLQLWEETSSPFHGDKELFWLGQAISGKGRYKFNKNVAGAIGILRKDEKEGTEYICSTQIAHFNDEYKLLWINGGLKNCKLPAWNYDFKKKKAIRKKYNSVENVKKHYQLPVVFDGAIIPPDYSNKSYHKTTEEKLKNGFLRDVNLGCAGYTWCAYNSLDSPEGKVLRFDETESQKIKNIIEVWNSK is encoded by the coding sequence ATGAGTTTTGCGCATCTTGCTGGTGTGCGATTCAGAAATGTAAAGCGATTGCTGGTATCGCTTTCCATATTGTGTACGCTAAGCTATTTGATCAGTGTTATGTCTTATAACTCGGAATCAAGGTTATCAGAATATATTCTTGATGAACTCTACAAGAGATATACAGACAGCCGTTTGGAAGCCGGATTTCCAGACAGAGAGATCATTTGCAAAGAATATTTTGGGTTTCTCCATACAGTTCACAGCGATTGGAAAATACGCAGCTTTGACAATCAACAGAGCTTACTATCCAAAAATGTGGAAGTCAAAGAATCCATTCGACATCTGCGAATGTACACCCAGTGCTTTCTGAATATGGATTATAGCATTGATGACATAAATCTACCGGCTACTGAGGACAGGCTGTTTCCATTTTTAACAATGGACTTGCCAACATTCACTCGGTGGGATGGGTCCATAGTTAGGGAGTTTCCATGCCTGGATGATTCTTTAAATGCATGTAGTAATACCGTATCGGCCGATGAAGAGAACCAATATAGATCATTTTGGggaaatatcaaaaatagCATGAATGGGAAAGGTCTTGTGATTAGTATAGCAAATATTGGGGTAGATGAAACAAAACGCTTATTGAAAACCTTGAGATTACTGGGAAATCAATTACCGATTCAACTTGTACATAAAGGCGATCTACACTACATTCTAATGGCTGAATTGGTTGCCGTTGCAAGAAATGATTTaatcattgaaattgatggTAAACTACAGAGCATCGGGTATCCTCAAGATATTTGGTTTGTAAATACCGAACCGTGTTTAAAACCAGAGGCCTTAAAACTTTTCAAGAGATATTCTAACAAATGGCTTGCAGCCATGTTTAActcatttgaagaaatgataCTACTGGATACAGACACAGTCTTATTTGTTGATCCCATACATATGTTTGAGACACCAGAGTACTCTGAGAGTGGTACTCATTTTTTCAGAGATAGACCCATCGCAGAATTTGTGAAGAAAAGTGATGTTACATTGTACCGTCAGCTATTACCATCATTAAAAGAGCGCTCATTGTTAGGAAttccttcaacttcaaagtATACGCTCCAGAATccattcttcaaatccCAACGCAAACACATGATGGAAAGTGGATTGGTCGTGATAAATAGGAAACAATATTTGGATGGTTTATTAATATCAACCTTTCTACAACTATGGGAAGAGACAAGCTCTCCTTTCCATGGCGACAAAGAACTATTCTGGTTGGGACAAGCTATATCAGGGAAGGGTCGATACAAGTTTAATAAAAATGTTGCTGGCGCAATAGGTATTTTAAGGAAAGATGAGAAGGAGGGTACAGAATATATTTGCTCCACTCAAATAGCACATTTCAACGATGAGTATAAGTTATTATGGATCAACGGAGGACTGAAAAACTGCAAACTACCAGCTTGGAATTATGACtttaagaagaagaaagccATAAGGAAAAAGTACAATTCAGTCGAGAACGTTAAAAAACATTACCAATTGCCCGTAGTTTTCGATGGAGCAATCATTCCGCCAGACTATTCAAATAAATCATATCATAAAACAACAGAAGAGAAACTAAAGAATGGGTTCCTAAGAGATGTAAATTTAGGCTGCGCTGGTTATACATGGTGCGCATATAATAGTCTAGATTCTCCTGAAGGAAAGGTCCTCCGATTTGATGAAACTGAATCAcagaaaatcaaaaatatcattgaaGTATGGAATAGTAAATAG
- the DUR3 gene encoding sodium:solute symporter family protein: MDDKPISLLTQASGYGVLVGVGALFALGIIVATKLMTKYLHEDSQSTENFMVANRNIGVGLTGSVVFSSWYWATEILWVVTMVYSYGIMSSFWYFAGLSVQICVMSLLGIQAKKKIPNGHTCLEIVELRYGKAAHLLYMFMCLANNLLSSSSMILGAAAAISIISGNLNIVASTMLIPFGVMCYTVVGGLKATFLTDYFHSLIALIILVYFNTAVISSDKIGGISGLYDKVIKHEGDRYIEGNYKGSFLTGKSQGAIFFGIIHCVGDFGLTVMDSSFWQKAFSANLKASVPGYLIAAFLIPAIVWPLGTIVGLSNIVLEKESFFPTYPRTMNSNEVNSGFGLPYTLMAVLGKGSLGALLLAIYLAVTSTVSAQMIAVSSIISFDIYRKYFNSKAENSQLIKVSHIGVIFFGLFSAGFTVMLHYVGVDMTWMGYFISMIICPGVVPLTLTILWDRQTKLAAMVSPILGCIAGIAVWLGTAFKFYGEVTIKTTGAQLPCMYGGLTALFLPAILTVMISLCDTSYRFDWAEFNKANLIVNDLQDEVSETAIYSQDKLEESRIEVSEAGDKHFDSERNLSVGKEAYSSDIVEITDSASGNATSSNDQRIITIYTKIAAGSVVFVLLITWVLWPLPLYRDYIFSKAFFTGWTVMSIFWVYLALIMIGFFPLWDGRHSLIKIVKGIQNDLNK; the protein is encoded by the coding sequence ATGGATGATAAACCAATTTCATTACTTACGCAAGCTTCAGGATATGGGGTTTTAGTTGGTGTTGGAGCATTATTTGCTCTAGGTATAATTGTGGCAACAAAGCTCATGACCAAATACCTGCACGAAGATTCTCAATCGACAGAAAACTTCATGGTTGCAAATAGAAACATTGGAGTGGGTTTGACTGGTTCGGTGGTGTTTAGTTCTTGGTATTGGGCAACTGAAATATTATGGGTTGTCACTATGGTGTACAGTTATGGTATTATGAGCAGCTTTTGGTATTTTGCTGGATTATCAGTTCAAATATGTGTAATGTCGTTACTAGGAATccaagcaaagaaaaagattccAAACGGTCACACCTGTTTAGAGATCGTTGAACTTCGTTATGGAAAAGCTGCTCATTTGCTTTACATGTTTATGTGTTTAGCGAATAATTtgttatcatcatcttcaatgaTTTTAGGTGCCGCAGCTGCAATATCTATTATTTCTGGAAATCTGAACATTGTCGCATCCACTATGTTAATTCCATTCGGGGTGATGTGTTACACTGTTGTAGGAGGGTTGAAAGCTACATTTTTAACAGACTACTTTCATTCCCTAATTGCTTTGATCATATTGGTTTACTTTAACACTGCCGTAATCAGCAGTGACAAAATTGGAGGGATCAGCGGTCTATATGATAAAGTTATAAAACATGAAGGTGATCGATACATAGAAGGTAACTACAAGGGTTCTTTCTTGACAGGAAAATCTCAAGGTGCTATATTTTTTGGTATCATTCACTGTGTTGGTGACTTTGGTTTGACAGTAATGGATTCTAGTTTCTGGCAGAAGGCATTTAGTGCAAATTTAAAAGCATCAGTGCCAGGTTATCTAATCGCTGCTTTTTTAATTCCGGCTATTGTGTGGCCTTTAGGGACCATAGTTGGGCTATCAAATattgttcttgaaaaagagtCTTTCTTTCCAACCTATCCTCGGACAATGAATTCTAATGAGGTTAATAGCGGTTTTGGTCTTCCTTACACATTAATGGCGGTACTTGGTAAGGGTTCGCTTGGAGCTCTTCTTTTAGCAATATATCTAGCAGTAACTTCCACCGTTAGTGCCCAAATGATAGCTGTCAGTTCTATAATATCATTCGATATCTACAGAAAGTACTTCAATAGTAAGGCTGAAAACTCACAGTTGATCAAAGTTTCTCACATTGGTGttatcttctttggtttattTTCTGCTGGATTTACAGTCATGTTGCATTATGTTGGTGTTGACATGACATGGATGGGGTACTTTATCTCAATGATAATCTGTCCTGGTGTAGTGCCGCTTACCCTCACCATACTGTGGGATAGGCAAACTAAATTAGCCGCAATGGTTTCTCCTATTTTGGGGTGTATTGCAGGTATAGCGGTCTGGCTAGGTACCGCCTTCAAATTTTATGGTGAAGTCACCATTAAAACAACAGGTGCCCAATTGCCTTGTATGTATGGTGGTTTAACAGCCTTATTCTTACCTGCAATTTTAACAGTAATGATAAGTCTTTGCGATACCTCTTATAGATTCGATTGGGCGGAATTTAATAAAGCGAATCTCATTGTTAATGATTTACAGGATGAAGTGTCTGAAACAGCGATTTATAGTCAGGATAAATTGGAAGAATCTAGAATAGAAGTATCAGAGGCTGGTGACAAACATTTTGACTCTGAGAGGAACTTATCTGTAGGCAAAGAGGCTTACTCCTCTGATATTGTTGAAATAACTGATTCTGCCAGTGGAAATGCaacttcttccaatgaCCAAAGAATAATAACCATATACACAAAGATAGCTGCAGGATCGGTCGTGTTTGTTCTATTGATAACTTGGGTCTTATGGCCTTTGCCTTTGTATCGGGATTatatcttttcaaaagcaTTTTTCACTGGATGGACAGTGATGTCTATTTTTTGGGTCTATCTTGCTTTGATAATGATTGGATTTTTTCCTCTATGGGACGGGAGACACTCTTTAATAAAAATAGTCAAAGGTATTCAAAATGATTTGAATAAATGA